The Planctomycetia bacterium genome segment GCGTCAGCGTCAAAGGCGAAACTTCTGATTGGGACTAAGTCGTAACAAGGTAACCGTAGGGGAACCTGCGGTTGGATCACCTCCTTTCTAAGGAATACCTTCAGCTACTCACGTAGTTGGAAATATCCTACAGGTACCACACCTCACTTTGGTACATCCTCTCTCGCCATGTTGATAAAACAACAACCCCCGTCATAGTAATGTGACGGGGGTTGTTGTGTTTAGTTGACACAGTTGCATACTTGTGATTGCTGTTAATGCTGATATTATTTCCACAGCATTCAAACGGGAAGCAACATGATCTCTCTTCCAATTCAACAGGCCCTTGAGTCAGGTAAATCAGTCCTTTTTATTGGGTCTGGCATTGGTTTTTGCGCCTTGAATTCGACCGGCGATCCCATGCCAACGGCTCGGGACCTTGCGATACGAATTGCAAACAGGTTCGCAATTAAGATCGATGAAGCGGACGTCAACCTTGCCCAAATAGCATTAATTGCACAATATCGTAGCAGCAAACAAGATGTGAGAGCATACATCAGAACAGAGCTGACAGGATTCGAGCCGGACGACAATATCAAGTGGCTCTTGAACCGACCTTGGCGAGGTATTTTCACTACTAATTATGACAGTGTGATTGAAAAGGCATACAGCCAACTTGTTGAACCTCCGCAAAAACCTGTGGTAATTTCTCGCGACCGGCTCATTACACAAGTAGATTCCCGCTTCGATGTTCCTATCTACCATTTGCATGGGTACCTAGAGGATCCTGAATCCGAATTATTACTTACAGAAGAAGACTATGCACTGTTTCGAGAACAAAGACGGATGTTGTTTAATATCCTCAAGACTGAGTTTGCAACTTCACCATTTATCTACGTTGGCTACTCCCATGGAGACACGAATTGGAAAACGGTCTTTACGGAATTGCGCTCCTATTTCTTACCAACTAAGGTACCGCAATCTTTTAGAATAACGCCAGGAAGCAATGCAATCGAGGATGAAATACTATTACGTCAAGGAGTTGAGACCATAAAGTTGACCCTGCAAGACTTTGTGAAGCAAGCGCACATTGATCACATTAAGTCACCAGGCCCACTGATTAAGATGGAATACGAAAAAGAGCATGTCCCAGTTGATTTACATGACGCCTTTGATGCTAGCCCAATTGCAACAGTGCGCCTCTTGCAGTCATGGGAGTATGTTAACTCGGCACCCTTCGACCAAGTTCCGAACACACGCGCTTTTCTAAATGGCGACCGCCCCAATTGGGGTACGGTCGCGGGAAAACACTGCTTTGAACGCGATGTTGAGCATGATCTATATGAGTCTATCTTGGATTACTGGACAGATACTGCACGCCGATACGATGTCGTAACACTCATAGCCCCAGCTGGTTACGGAACAACAACAGTTCTTAAATCCACCGCAGCGAAATTAGCTCATGAGAAGTTAAACCCTGTTTTATATCTGCGCGAAGGAGGGATAGTAAACGAAGGCGATATTCTCTTTGCTTGTAGGTATTTAAAGAATAGGCCAATTTTCATAGTTGATCAAGCGTCAATGCACACCCGCTCTATTGCCAGCGCACTCAATCTGGCGAAAAGCCAAAAACTATCATATTGCTTTCTGTGTGGGGATCGCAAAAACGAATGGCGATCAAACTCAATTATCAGAGATGCGGATGAGTATACTATCGAACGACTATCAGAAGGTGAAATCGACAAATTAATTCATCTACTTGAGGCAGAGAATGCTCTTGGCGTTCTAGAGGGGCTTACGATCGAACTCCGACAGGCTGCAATTCGTGAAAAGCATGATCGCCAACTGCTTGTGACAATGCGAGAAGCAACAGAGGGGGCGCTGTTTTCTGCAATCATAGAGAATGAATATTCTCACCTGGCTAGTGATCTAGATCGAGAAGTATACTCAATTGTTTCGGCAGTTAGCCAAGTACGACTTCCGATCCGAGACATGCTATTAGCTGACATGATAAACAGCAACGTTGTTGAATTGTATCAGAACACGAAACACTCTTTGGATGGCGTAGTGGAGTTTGAGGAAATTGATCCATTCACTCGCGCACAAGGTGCCCGTTGCAGACATCAAGTTATTGCGCAGATAATTTGGGAGCGATGTGTAGCACCGCATATTCGCGACGAAATAATGTGCAAGTTAGTCGACATGGCGAACATCAATTATCTTCAGGACAAGAACTACGTAGAGAGAATAATACAATCCGACTCGCAAATCGATTCGCTCAGTGGACTTGAAGCCAAGATCAGATTCTTTGATATTGCTTGCGAACGACACCCTGACAACCCGTATGTGCTGCAACACTATTCAAGAATGCTTAGAAGAGAAAAGCATTTAGTACTTGCTTTGGAGATAATTGATAAGGCTATTTCTTTGCGAAAGCGCGTGAAGGTTTTCCATCATACACGAGGAGTCATACTTACAGACATGACATTCGCTTCTGATAATAAGGATATTGCAAAGAAAAGACTAGCTCAGGCAGAATCAGCACTTAGAGAGGCGATGCGACTTGGACCAAATGATGCGTATTCCTATCAATCGTTGGCTGAACTCTACACCATCTGGGCGGAAAAGTCCGTCGACGAGGATGAAAGAGCTATTTACATTTCTAAAGCTGAAGAAGTGATTCGGGATGGACTAAAGAATGTGAATGAGCGCGAAGGTCTTTGGATCGCCTCAGCAAAAGTAAATCGCCTCTTGGGAGACAGTCCTCAAGTGCTTGCAAATTTAAGCAAGGCTCGAACTAGCCCTGTAGCAATGTACCTTCTCGCTCGCCACTATTACAGTGCCGGAGAAATTGCCA includes the following:
- a CDS encoding SIR2 family protein, with translation MISLPIQQALESGKSVLFIGSGIGFCALNSTGDPMPTARDLAIRIANRFAIKIDEADVNLAQIALIAQYRSSKQDVRAYIRTELTGFEPDDNIKWLLNRPWRGIFTTNYDSVIEKAYSQLVEPPQKPVVISRDRLITQVDSRFDVPIYHLHGYLEDPESELLLTEEDYALFREQRRMLFNILKTEFATSPFIYVGYSHGDTNWKTVFTELRSYFLPTKVPQSFRITPGSNAIEDEILLRQGVETIKLTLQDFVKQAHIDHIKSPGPLIKMEYEKEHVPVDLHDAFDASPIATVRLLQSWEYVNSAPFDQVPNTRAFLNGDRPNWGTVAGKHCFERDVEHDLYESILDYWTDTARRYDVVTLIAPAGYGTTTVLKSTAAKLAHEKLNPVLYLREGGIVNEGDILFACRYLKNRPIFIVDQASMHTRSIASALNLAKSQKLSYCFLCGDRKNEWRSNSIIRDADEYTIERLSEGEIDKLIHLLEAENALGVLEGLTIELRQAAIREKHDRQLLVTMREATEGALFSAIIENEYSHLASDLDREVYSIVSAVSQVRLPIRDMLLADMINSNVVELYQNTKHSLDGVVEFEEIDPFTRAQGARCRHQVIAQIIWERCVAPHIRDEIMCKLVDMANINYLQDKNYVERIIQSDSQIDSLSGLEAKIRFFDIACERHPDNPYVLQHYSRMLRREKHLVLALEIIDKAISLRKRVKVFHHTRGVILTDMTFASDNKDIAKKRLAQAESALREAMRLGPNDAYSYQSLAELYTIWAEKSVDEDERAIYISKAEEVIRDGLKNVNEREGLWIASAKVNRLLGDSPQVLANLSKARTSPVAMYLLARHYYSAGEIAKVIECLEPILKSDPNEFRSAVLLARAYAELRGDYRKGISVLRLSDLLGWRDPKYIATLGGMLMLAGESNDAADTFRKGSASRFTYSERNKINYRPNAPGQAGNRLTLQGKVLRHRFNRIYVLLENSETAHVKVPNPQLYQLGQSVSCEIGFSMSGLVIESAH